Genomic segment of Panicum virgatum strain AP13 chromosome 2K, P.virgatum_v5, whole genome shotgun sequence:
TTTATACATGAACAAGAATTTAATAACTGAATTTACCATTCAGTATAGTATTTATAAAGAAGTTTGCACAACTAGAGAGCAGACACAGGCAACATACAGAGAGATGCTTATCAATAGTTGCATCAACCCTACACTAGCTTAACACACAAGCACTTCATACAACCAACAGGTCAGAGGTAATTAAAGTGTTTCAAAATTTTGTTAGACAGCTCATGAAAGCTAGCTCCGATGACTAATCACCAATCATGACATCATATGTACAAAACAAATGTTTATTTTCTTCTAAACCTAATATCCATGTTCTTAATATTAAACAAGCCTATTATGTGGTAAAATAGTAACTCGGGATATGAAATTCTTACCTTAAACTACAAACATTATCACTAGTTTACCATGAAATTTCTAAAGCATTTGAATGGTTACAACTTCATTTAAGGAATTATTACAAATTATCCACATAAAGCATTAACAAGCAATTATTGATTTCCAACAAAacattaaactaaaacatgtcaTATTATCTACCCAAAGCACATATCTAGTTGTGAGGAGCATAATAAAATAAGTTTCGTCACATATGGTTCAAACTATAATTTACTAGACATTAAACAAGTTTAGcacattttctatttttacacCTCTCTATTGTTCATAATAATTTATTAAGCACTATCCAACTTAAATCAATAACTCAGTCATGCATGCATCaataattctgaaatttttaccacagaACATACATCACATGAATaacctaccataaaaatttcatagcaaaaGGAGCAACATAACTACATATATGATTTTATCCCTAACAAACATGGATAATATTCTAGGACAATATTTCTCTACCAAAACATGTCATATTATAGGTTTATTGAATATATCTaatcacaaggattccaaaacatctttattttatattttatgatttttccatgatttactatgcattttcaaagtttacagccacttaaactaatatttaaactagagaaaaactatttagaaactaaAGATCAACTtgtaataaaagttgtagatcttagaacaaggaatccaacaaattttagtttgcatttttctgatttttctatgatttactatgatttttcaaagtttcagccaatTTATTGCAAAATAACCCTTCGCAGCACTATTCATACGAGTCCACGGTTGTGCAGATAGGCCCCTGAACTTGTTTCAATTGTCGCACAAGGTCCCTGGTCGCGATTTTGAAGCAGGGGAGAAAGGGGAACGGCAATTCCGGCCATGGGAGGGCTTGCTGGCGGCGAGGGACGGGTGGAGGAGCATGACGGCGACGAGGACTACCTGTAGGTGGGCTTGGTTGGGGTTGGGGGCGATCggagaggcgccggcggcggtagcagcacctcggcggcggtgatggcggcgtgcggcggcgctccagcGAGGGAGGACGATGGTGCGGCCATGGAAGGATTCAGCAAGGCCGGGCGGAGTGAGGGCGCTCGGCGGCACAGCACAAGGGCGCGTGCACGCGGctcgcggcgagcagcagcatgccggcggcggcatggctcaGGAACGAGCGCGGAAACTTGCGGAACGCGCTGGAACGAGGAGAGCATGAGCTTCAGCGAGTCGAGGAAAGTCGATTCTAGCCTTTGGTTGTCGAAGATGATGACCGGAAGTGGGATTTCACTGCCAAGTGGATCTCGGTGGCCATGGCAGCCGATGGTGGAGCTCGGGCGCGAGCAAGAGAGGCCGGCGTGGTCTgggaaggagaggagggagtGAGGCACCTGGGTGAAGGGATAAGGGTGCGGCGGGATGGGCACGGCATGGGCACGGGACACACGTCGCGCGCAACACGTACGGGCGGCGTTCGTGGCCAACTTGACCACGGCGACGACGAGCAGCAGACAGTCAAGCCAATTAGTTTTGGTTAAGCACATTTAGGTTTTACTAATTTCGTAGTAACCCCTGGGTGTTACAATGTCGATCGCGTCTATATATAGCTGGTGGGCGTTAGTGCGTACGGAATGAGGACTGGGCGACAAACGAGGCGCGGGCGGTGGTACGCGGTTTGCACGGGTGGCTGCCAACGTTGCCGTCGTCGCCGAGCTGTGCCGGGGCGCGGACCGGTGAAACGGAGCTTTGCTGTTGGATCGTACGTGCTGGGTTGGGGATGGAGACGGCAAAGGTGCACGCATTGGTTTTGTGGGTGAAGATAAAAATTTTGGGGGAAGAAGGACAAAGGAGAGCGTGCGGTGGGTCATGGGTGGCAGCTTTGTCTCCGCTTGTTTGGATGGGTCTCTGCCGGATGGACAGGGTTCGATTCTAACCTGGATGTGAAGGCCGTTGATCCTAGGTTACAATTGATATGTTCAGAATGAAGGACCCCGTCACTGCTCCAGATCGTCATGTGGCCAGCCAATAATGCTGAAGGGGTTGTAACAAAAGACCACTGTTGCCGGAGATCTGAAACTATAGGCTACTACGGCAGACCCTATCACCGTTGAGTCTAAAtcggcatcaccgccggtttgggTACCCGTTGGATTAAGGTCAACAGTGATGAGGCAACTCATCATCACCGAGTGCACAACCGGCGGTACTGGCGATTAaaacaaaagggaaaaaaacTTCTGGTGGCGCCCCATGCGCTGGCCCCGAGCTCCGACGGCTCGCACGCCGCTGTGACCCCACCAGCCTACCCGCGTACCGCCGTGGCTCCTCTCCGACCACCGCCGGTCCTGCCTGCTGTCACGACCTGCATGCCGACAGACTGCGGCAGGGTTGGGGAGGTGGGAGCGGGAAGGCAAACCAGGGAAGGGATCAGAGGAGAGACAGGCGATGGAAGGGAGGAGTGGTGGGGGGAGGAGCGGCAGCGTGGGAGGAGCAGTGGGGGAGTTGCGACGGCATGGGAGCGAGGaacagaggaggaggggagggaaggagcggCGGGGTGAGACAGAACTAGAGGAGTggtgagagggagagggaaataATAGAGTGGTCATCGCATTACGTTGAACCCATCATGAGGTGTTGGGAATGGACCATTTTGCAGTAGTGATATCGCTGGAGATGTGGATCGACTATTCACCTATCGAGATGTACGTTGTCTCCATGGCTCTTGTGTAACACAGGCTGTACCATTTTGATAGTCAGCATGACCAACATGGTAGCGTTACATGCCTACTGATTGTAAGAAGGTACTATATTGCACAATGTGTCGCCTCCTGCATACAGTTGGAAGACCTCTTTGTCATGGCATTCCCACCCATGAGAGTAACCATGTTAGATATGAGgatatttctttttttgcaaaacatgatACATATGCAAATGTTCAGGTATGCAACCCTATCTCTACAAGCACATTTGAGAGTCTCAGCTTGCAGACCCTCAAGATTGATAAAATCATCATAGTCATCACGCTCTCGATAAGCACGTCGTCACCTACTGCTAAAAAGTAACACCAGTTGAATTCTTGAATAAATTCAGAAACTACGAGCACCCATGTCAAAGACGCAGACATGCTCCGCCGTAAAAAAACCTATAGCTGAGCTAGGCTTAGTTCGCAGGGACGAGGCCATTTTTGGCACCGAAACATTCATGTATATGATAGTAAATTACTATCTTCCACGGTTCTTGTACAAGCCGCATAAAACAATTTTCTAGAATCGTGACAAATACTTGGTTTCCATGCGCCTTTCACGCATTTAGAAATTAGCTTAGTCGGcagaaaaaaataatgaattcaCCATGGCCAGCCGTAATTTTATTCGCACGTTACCTCGTCTCCAAAAAGCGTGTGGTTTTATTTGGCCTGGCCCGGCCCAACAGGTAGCCGGAAGCCCAACACTTCAACACACAAGAAGAAGTTGCCACTCCCGCCCCGATTGGGGGCAATGGCGACCGCGAGCGTCGGCAATCGGCATGCGGCGCCACGTGTAGCTTCCTGAGGGCCTCGGTCGCGTCCATTAATTAGCCGCCGCTACTTCCGCTCCCGGCTTTCGCCTCCCTCCTCCGATCCTACGCGCGAGAGAGTCGGAGGACGCGATGCAATAATCGTCTGCGAGATCGAGCGAGAGAGTTCGCATCGCATCGCATGCAACTGTGTCGATCTGCAAGATTGATCGAAAGGAATCCCGCTCCGGCCACAGCGGCATTGATCATCCATCTCCCAAGGTGTGGATCGATCCTCGGATGATGTCCCGTAGCGCGGGAGCAGGAAGATGTTCGGCTGCGCCTACCGGACGCAGTTCGTCAACGGGCGCAAGGGCAAGTTCGTGAGGctcgagaaggaggaggaggaggaggcgagcgcCCCCGCGGCGCGGGCCGTCATGGAGCACGGCgggcacggccacggccacggcgggTTCCACATGGACAGCTACTTCTCCGGCAAcccgaccgcggcggcggccaagttCCGGGCGCGGTCGGTGCGCGTGGCGACGGGCGTGATGAACCGGTCGGAGCGGCTCAAGAGCATCGGGCTCGTCTTCCAGGAGGACTTCCGGAAGATGTCCCAGAAGGTGTTCGACCCGCAGGACGCGTTCCTGGCGCGCATGAACCGCGCCTTCGTCTTCGCGTGCATCGTCTCCGTGGCCATCGACCCGCTCTTCCTCTACCTGCTCGCCGTCAAGTACACGGACAAGAACACCTGCATCGGCTTCGACCGCAGCCTCGCCACGGTGGCCACCGTGGTGCGCACCGCCGTGGACGCCTTCTACCTCTCCCGCATCGCGCTGCAGTTCCGGACGGCCTACATCGCGCCGTCGTCGCGCGTGTTCGGGCGCGGCGAGCTGGTGATCGACTCGGCCGCCATCGCGCGCCGCTACCTCCGCCGCTTCTTCGCCGTCGACCTCCTGGccgtgctgccgctgccgcaggTGTCCATCTGGAACTTCCTCAACCGGCCCAAGGGCGCGGACCTGCTGCCCACCAAGAACGCGCTGCTCTTCACGGTGCTGGCGCAGTACGTTCCCCGGCTGGTGCGCTTCTACCCCATCACGTCGGAGCTCAAGCGCACCGCCGGCGTGTTCGCCGAGACGGCCttcggcggcgccgccttctACCTGCTCCTCTACATGCTGGCCAGCCACATGGTCGGCGCTTTCTGGTACCTGCTGGCCATCGAGCGCCTGGACGACTGCTGGCGCGACAAGTGCCTGAACCTCAACTTCCACCAGTGCCGCACCTACATgtactgcggcggcggcacccaggGGCAGTCGGGGTTCCTCGAGTGGCGCACCATGATCCGGCAGGTGCTGCAGCAGGAGTGCGCCCCCGTGGACCGCACCGGCACGGGGTTCCCCTACGGCATCTACACGACGGCGATCCAGTCCGGCGTCTACTCCACCGAGAACCTCACCGCCAAGATACTCTTCTGCCTGTGGTGGGGCCTCCAGAACCTGAGCACCATCGGGCAGGGCCTGGAGACGACGCACTACAAGGGGGAGCAGCTCTTCTCCATCACCCTCGCCCTCGTCGGCCTCATCCTCATGGCGCTCCTCATCGGCAACATGCAGACCTACCTCCAGTCCATGACGCTCCGCCTCGAGGAGATGCGCCTCAAGCGCCGGGACTCGGAGCAGTGGATGCACCACCGCGTGCTCCCCGACGACCTCCGCGACCGCGTCTGGCGGCACAACCAGTACAAGTGGCTCGAGACGCGCGGCGTCGACGAGGACAGCCTCGTGCGCGGCCTGCCCAAGGACCTCCGCCGCGACGTCAAGCGCCACCTCTGCCTCCGCCTCGTCCGCCGCGTCCCGCTCTTCGCCAACATGGACGAGCGCCTCCTCGACGCCATCTGCGAGCGCCTCAAGCCCAGCCTCTGCACCGAGTCCACCTACATCGTGCGGGAGGGGGACCCCGTCGACGAGATGCTCTTCATCATCCGGGGGCGCCTCGAGAGCTCCACCACCGACGGCGGGCGGACGGGCTTCTACAACCGGGGCCTGCTCAAGGAGGGGGACTTCTGCGGCGAGGAGCTGCTCACCTGGGCGCTCGACCCCAAGGCCGCCGCCAACTTCCCGCTCTCCACGCGCACCGTCAGGGCCATCTCCGAGGTCGAGGCCTTCGCCCTCCGCGCCGAGGAGCTCAAGTTCGTCGCCGGCCAGTTCCGCCGCCTGCACAGCAAGCAGCTGCAACAGACCTTCAGGTTCTACTCGCAGCAGTGGCGGACCTGGGCCTCCTGCTTCATACAGGCCGCCTGGAGGAGGCACCTCAAGCGCAAGGCcgcggagcagcgccgccgggaggaggaggagatggagcaGGCCGACGAGGCCGACGCGTCGGGGGCCTCCACCAGCCGCTTCAAGACCACCCTCCTCGTCTCCAGGTTCGCCAAGAACGCCATGCGCGGCGTGCAGCGCCAGCGATCCGTCAGGGCCGACACCCTCATCATGCTGcccaggccgccggagccggactTCGGATCCATGGACTACTGATCTCGAATTCTCGATTCCAACATCGTCGGTTGATTCGGTGGTCGTCAAATTATTTAGTATGATTACCTGCTGTAAGTTTTATTTGTTTAATATATACACACaactgatgattgaaaccaAAAGATCGATCGATTGGTACTCCAATCATGGAACAATACAGAGGTTTATATATATTGTTCTTTTTTTTGCCTCTATATAAACTGCTACAGGAATGTACGGCCTAGTATACACAAGTATATATATTGAGGTGCTAATGTGGTTACAAGAATGTGCCTATCAATCATAATTTATCATACATGTTTTTAGTGGCTATCTTCAGGTGATACAACTACCAGCAATGATAAGACAAGCAATAATTCTTCATCCTACTAAttaggggatttttttaccttCATTACTTTACATAGTTAAATGTTCTATGATTTTGTGCTTTTGGTTATTACATTGTAGGTCACGGGAGTATTGAACATGATGCAGACCGGAAGGTATTTTGAGGAGAAGCAGATATATTTAACAGTTGGGGAGTACATATTTGAATACATTTTGCAGTTCTAATTCAGATAGTTCTACAGATGAAAAATTgtagatagatagatatagaACTTTTGCAGACCTGAAAACTATGCTCTAAGACGCATGATGATGCATGCCATTTAtgtgttcttttttttccatGGGTTTGATGTTGTGTTCAGAACTGTTTGATGACTTTTGTCCGTTGCCTGACATTTGTGTTCTAATTAAGATGGCTGATGATGATGTTTGCCTAAACCACATACCTGATGATGAATGATATGCCTGATGAATGCTTTCTGTTTGCTAGTTAATCGAATGATGCTTGTGCCATTTTTTTAAGCAGCTTTGGTGAATCAGGTGGGTGATGTAGGAAAATATGCAGGGCTTGGGCGGGAGGAACTGGGCAGCTGACGGCATCGGAAGAAAAGGTGCCGCTGTGCGGGAAAAGGAAAAAGCAAAATTGTATATCTAATAGAATAAAAAAATGTGCCACAGTATCGGTCAACTTTCTGAATCGAGGTGGCCGTATGGCCGGCCAAATTTACGGCCGGCCTGGTTcttaactttttttaaaaaaaaaatcatccagAAGAAAGAAGTACTGGggcctttcaaaaaaaaagaaaaaaaactgggGGTTTGGACTGGGGACAAACACGAAACATCAGTCACGCTCACATTGACGGGCCTCGCGGCACGCCCCGCTGGCACCCCCACACGGGCTGCACGGCACCGCGGCGAGCCAGAGTTGTCCGTCATGCAAGTTGACGCCGTGGCCCCGCCACAGCCTCAATCCCGGGTGCTCGGCATGCTGTTTCTCCCCAAACCCGGCGGCCATCCATCCAATCCAACAGGCAGGACCGGTCGGCTGCCGGCTGCCCATTCATGGCGCGCCGCCCCGTCGAAAACCACGCGCCGCCCACCGTCCGGCGTCCGCTAAGCAGCGGCAGGGGCGCGCCATGCTTAAATATCCCGGCTCCGTGCCCCCTTCCCAGCCATCCGCCGCGTAAGCGCCACACGTTtccaagctgctgctgctgccgccactGCTAGTTTCCAGCACCTCGTGTGATCGTTGGTTGGTGCCGCGCAGGTCGCCCATGGCGTCCATCGTGCTGCTGCTGTCGGAGCTGCTGGGCGGGGAGAGCGCCAGCGTGCTGGCGGCCGACCGCTACATCACGGGCGGAGGCCGTCTCGGCCTGGGGGAGTTCCGCCCCACCGTGacggaggcgccggcgccggggcggaGGGCGCGCCCGGAGGAGAAGCagcaggggaggaaggaggagtcGTTCGAGGACCTCGCCGTGTCCAGGATCGCGGTCGACGTCATGTGGCCTTAGAGCGCCTTGCTGAGCGAGTCAtctgagctgctgctgcttcttcttcttttttgacaAGGGAGATGGAGATCTCAATTTCCGCTCATGTAAATATGTAAAAGGATTCGTTAATTGTGTCCGGGCGTTGTTCTGAAGCTTCTCTACTGTCATGCTTCCATCTTTTTTGAACAATTAGTCATGCTTCCATCTTGGTTACACGATTCACTCCTCAATAGGAGAGCGCTAGCAGCTAGCAGAGCGGACAGCCAAACCAAATCGTGCACTCCATATTCGATTCTCAGACGCTGCGTCCAGCATAGCCAGCCAGGGAGGGACCCACGGTGATCGCTGGGCTTGATTCACTACTcccctcaccggcggcggcccgccggTCAGCTGCAGGCAGCCTGATGGTCGCTGATCCTGACCCGGATTGGATTGCCATGGGAGCCTATAGCCTCGATCCAGAACACGGTGGCGTTAGCAGGAAAATGCCAGCCGGCAGCCACACTAGAGCAGTCGCCTGACGCCAtcgagcaaatgaaaaagtttatgtaacaaaagttgtagatattatttcatagaatgcagaacagttgagtttgtattttttccgatttttttacaattttatatcgattttataagtttactgtttaatgcgccctgtgCACCAGGacctttttttttacatttaggttctgtcgccaactggatgggtTAGGGGGGCAACAAGCACCCATTTTTAAAAATTTCTCTATtcagcatatatttttgaaattttattttttaaaaaatataaaaatgaaaaaaaggcccGAGGCGAGGGCCGCTGTGGGCTGGGATCCGCCGATTTTCGGGCGGCCCAGCCTGAATGGACCGACAACTTCTCGGTGACATTGCCGTCAATTTTATCTgacctaaaaaaattaaaatgaatGGATTACTCGACCTAAAAACCGTTGATTACTTGATTTAAGGGAGTTGGAAACGGCACGCTGTACGCGCACACGATACACCGATACAACGCGCCCACCAACCAAACGCCGCCGGGGGGGAGGTTCCAGTCTGCTGCTCCTGCACGCCCGCCTGGGCCAAGTTGAAGCCGCAGCAAAACAGTTCCCGGGCTGGGCGGCGACCGTGCGGACTGCGGAGCAAGCAGCGAGATATATATATCTTTGCATATACATCATGGAAGGCGGCCGTTTCAGACCGAGGGAGCATCAAAGTTCAAATTCTCGTCAGTAGGAATGCCCACggtttagtacaaaattttggcGCAATCTTGTGCACCAATTCCTCACGCAGAAATTTTACATATTGGCCGGCTAATTGATAAAGGTTACAAACCACAGTGAAACCCCAGCTCTTTGTGTTACCATGATCATGATTGCGGCTTCTTGGAAAACCGCTGCAAGGCTTTTGGGAGTTCCACCCCTTCGCCTATCCGCTGCTTCTTGCCAGGTCGTCCGTCCACCTCCTTTGATTGCTCCAAGAAGGGCCTCTTGGCTCTGAAAAcctcctcctctttcttcttGGCCCGCTTGCTGGGCTTGCTCCTGcccttggtcttcttcttgTGCCCAGTGTTCTTCGCGGCCTCAATAGCCTCTTCCATCTCTTCCTCAATctccttcttggtcttcttctctttcttcttcggAGCTCTTACAGTGGCTATCACATTTGGATTAAGCATGATACTGTCCGGCGGGAGCTTGTCGAGGAGAGCATGAAtttccttctcccgcttctgCTTGGTAGTCTCCATGGGATTGTCAATAAAGGTATCAAAGTTCGGTTCAC
This window contains:
- the LOC120677823 gene encoding putative cyclic nucleotide-gated ion channel 7; its protein translation is MFGCAYRTQFVNGRKGKFVRLEKEEEEEASAPAARAVMEHGGHGHGHGGFHMDSYFSGNPTAAAAKFRARSVRVATGVMNRSERLKSIGLVFQEDFRKMSQKVFDPQDAFLARMNRAFVFACIVSVAIDPLFLYLLAVKYTDKNTCIGFDRSLATVATVVRTAVDAFYLSRIALQFRTAYIAPSSRVFGRGELVIDSAAIARRYLRRFFAVDLLAVLPLPQVSIWNFLNRPKGADLLPTKNALLFTVLAQYVPRLVRFYPITSELKRTAGVFAETAFGGAAFYLLLYMLASHMVGAFWYLLAIERLDDCWRDKCLNLNFHQCRTYMYCGGGTQGQSGFLEWRTMIRQVLQQECAPVDRTGTGFPYGIYTTAIQSGVYSTENLTAKILFCLWWGLQNLSTIGQGLETTHYKGEQLFSITLALVGLILMALLIGNMQTYLQSMTLRLEEMRLKRRDSEQWMHHRVLPDDLRDRVWRHNQYKWLETRGVDEDSLVRGLPKDLRRDVKRHLCLRLVRRVPLFANMDERLLDAICERLKPSLCTESTYIVREGDPVDEMLFIIRGRLESSTTDGGRTGFYNRGLLKEGDFCGEELLTWALDPKAAANFPLSTRTVRAISEVEAFALRAEELKFVAGQFRRLHSKQLQQTFRFYSQQWRTWASCFIQAAWRRHLKRKAAEQRRREEEEMEQADEADASGASTSRFKTTLLVSRFAKNAMRGVQRQRSVRADTLIMLPRPPEPDFGSMDY
- the LOC120677832 gene encoding uncharacterized protein LOC120677832, which produces MLKYPGSVPPSQPSAASPMASIVLLLSELLGGESASVLAADRYITGGGRLGLGEFRPTVTEAPAPGRRARPEEKQQGRKEESFEDLAVSRIAVDVMWP